A single region of the Triticum dicoccoides isolate Atlit2015 ecotype Zavitan chromosome 2B, WEW_v2.0, whole genome shotgun sequence genome encodes:
- the LOC119362666 gene encoding vacuolar protein sorting-associated protein 60.1-like isoform X2 yields the protein MKKIFGAKKSRDPPPTIQDATNQINKRGESMDEKIKKLDEELARYKEQIRKAWPGPSQEAIKARAIRLLKHKRMYEEQRNLDQVGFAADGLKDVQLTDGA from the exons ATGAAGAAGATCTTCGGTGCTAAGAAAAGCAGGGACCCGCCGCCCACCATCCAGGACGCCACCAACCAa ATAAACAAGCGGGGCGAGAGCATGGACGAGAAGATCAAGAAGCTGGACGAGGAGTTGGCGCGGTACAAGGAGCAGATCCGCAAGGCCTGGCCGGGCCCCTCGCAGGAGGCCATCAAGGCCCGCGCCATCAGGCTCCTCAAGCACAAGCGCATGTACGAGGAGCAGCGCAACCTCGACCAGGTCGGCTTCGCCGCCGACGGCCTCAAGGATGTGCAGCTAACC